The following are encoded in a window of Plasmodium cynomolgi strain B DNA, chromosome 4, whole genome shotgun sequence genomic DNA:
- a CDS encoding hypothetical protein (putative), translating into SEGNNITTFVQWIDSILTSDILVNASFLRIEDEKGKKRKRQESLEEAAAADKVRNAKRFRCENAENASKTLEGDEEDRGNYHRGGNNQVASPPLYRNVKRSTQLYPLEPDESIMFFQANQENELIDRDRMLPRGKPPNDDSSSCDISEIESDEESDEGMVKSGSKDAQERNPLIVKQNYAEGGSEYVHTHVEVKGGVSGLFVYDITSSLMFYSSDEDHYDGEDGGGKDCAGGGEQSAGEGTSRRHNYESFCLNYDKMEKNITTMREMDDEFYYLSRQDHQQGEGVKDRDDTRTVVPAVTAKVDRENNPPREDNVHTGGKTATGSNDNNWATNREEGNNVSNSNATNLKGGERTKKQEEAFPKNAATNFSFWNVAHQTYVTRPLYAQHLKKEQVSLLDESEEMVKSFSVNKYSIKFVPRHLLYVVSQVASRTFFDPLYRKKLFRHY; encoded by the coding sequence AGCGAAGGGAATAATATAACTACTTTCGTCCAGTGGATCGATAGCATCCTCACCTCGGACATCTTGGTAAACGCCAGTTTTTTGCGCATAGAAgatgagaaggggaagaagaggaagcgACAGGAAAGTCTCGAGGAGGCGGCAGCAGCAGACAAGGTGAGAAACGCAAAACGGTTTCGATGCGAAAATGCGGAAAATGCGAGCAAAACGTTGGAGGGGGATGAGGAGGACAGAGGAAACTATCACAGAGGGGGAAATAACCAAGTTGCCAGCCCCCCCCTTTACCGAAATGTTAAAAGGTCGACACAGCTGTACCCTTTAGAACCTGATGAGAGCATAATGTTTTTTCAGGCAAATCAAGAAAATGAGCTTATCGATAGGGACAGAATGCTTCCCAGGGGGAAACCCCCAAATGATGATTCTTCCTCATGTGATATATCCGAAATAGAAAGCGACGAAGAATCCGATGAAGGGATGGTGAAGTCGGGGAGTAAGGATGCACAAGAAAGGAATCCACTCATTGTTAAGCAAAATTACGCAGAGGGGGGCAGCGAGTATGTGCATACTCATGTGGAGGTAAAAGGAGGCGTTTCTGGCCTATTTGTCTACGATATAACGAGCAGTCTTATGTTTTATTCGTCGGATGAGGATCACTACGATGGGGAAGACGGTGGTGGGAAAGACTGTGCGGGGGGTGGTGAACAGAGTGCTGGCGAGGGAACATCCAGGAGGCACAACTATGAATCCTTTTGCCTAAACTACGataagatggaaaaaaatataactacTATGAGGGAGATGGACGATGAATTTTACTACTTATCAAGGCAGGACCACCAGCAAGGGGAGGGTGTGAAGGATCGGGATGACACTCGAACAGTTGTTCCCGCTGTCACTGCAAAGGTTGACAGGGAAAACAACCCCCCCCGCGAGGATAATGTGCACACTGGCGGAAAAACGGCCACCGGCAGCAATGATAACAATTGGGCGACCAACCGGGAGGAAGGCAACAACGTTAGCAATAGCAATGCCACGAATTTGAAGGGAGGCGAGAGGACgaagaagcaggaggaaGCATTCCCAAAGAATGCGGCCACGAATTTCTCCTTCTGGAATGTAGCACACCAAACGTACGTAACAAGACCTCTGTACGCACAACACTTGAAAAAGGAGCAAGTCTCATTATTGGATGAATCTGAAGAAATGGTCAAAAGCTTTTCCGTTAATAAGTACTCCATAAAATTTGTGCCTAGACATTTGCTTTATGTGGTGAGTCAAGTAGCATCCAGGACGTTTTTCGACCCCCTATATCGGAAGAAGTTGTTTCGTCattat
- a CDS encoding serine/threonine-specific protein kinase (putative) — protein MDTLESQSPPLNWKFDVTDGGKEDGLKEGGPSPHSIVNINVERKPCVVGQVGLKMDKTPLEKEKNDDNAWNGKEEKMLHFKSVKSGREGRQSNLAKGETIKYKLFHVDDMFRNTHLGEPKGGEEANKEDRRTNYASSSVHHCVVTANDEMITPVDITQRVGQQHPLVRKSNHSDHIMNVIRGSKNQRRNDSMRSGHVRSSKNEFCINGTNYGIISIPNWESRKNIQVSTTKQMNFTHFVGQDVTSKPFCDDQIESEEKVCQGRNYYPPLKETLLDRINKSIFATNRKNEMDYSYMQSELEKEKIHEHHRREIKKQSVKDVFPLKSGRTIFPLFTPIQRSDKMTNKKVFHIRNRSVYKVEGPSEMRPTVDTNRENDIHVNEFMSEKSDVGSSNGFYYDRIKERNNPHVNNCNKNEDRRRPPLDSLLKNCYKERRNNTNGEEYTNKNFIINRNRNNLKSQNKAFGISEEGTSSALLANGEGNYIQEHSRGDVLKWCGAGRSCVSGRADQLTTINGSEINVKGGEMERTYLERAHSEYHITMSEDSENVKELTKQKTEANLCGNNRIGEQAEKFNFFHSENDLFNGQKLRLYFSKGKNALHSGIFKIRGETGIFSIFKNFPFFGEGAKMGDAEGTDQESISYECKYDAELVCRPGGRKLRDVVETGAEGAEVAEGAEVAKVAKVAAGAAGAVDGGCTGKEDKNDETGATAVNSQNGAREVHKIICGTSEAEEPLCAGSDDEARGAIGQIGSSGRSCSNGSNGRNGRSGGNGRSGGNACNEFAGGETSPREGAQMSALSNQKDEVKDAKGGTLTEADKCVLRRGDEEGVEIGTDVAREDITNKVCEMSGVEEQENLEEQKGALFGREQIDSFFCPKDGELKMANSANLGCSEDRDLKRQKSDPTRSSNEMLENFERIAERINFILDDTVKFFKKNLYVHNGYGSVKMYKEERGWLGENTVAKWSRVYKINKVVCKGAHGVVFSAWMGEEGDDRGKELEEEAEKDAGLAKENEAGEGTTEVEGAAGDSIDQRNEEGRGQGNDGGRGQGNDGGRGQGNDEDRGQDNDEGSVEGNDKDSDEGNYDEENLVTLKIINLRYLSKKNSLRRIMKEVHFLQFCDHPNIVKYHESFFWPPCYLVIVCEFLSGGTLFDLYKKCGRITEDVLVHILDDVLKALKYLHNECPLCLVHRDIKPTNIVFSKSGMAKIIDFGSCEKVEDVKLHEVVGTLYYISPEILKREKYDCSADIWSLGITIYESVMCALPWKGKKDIEESIQQIVDSSPKINLCSGFSKQFCFFVESCLQNNPGKRAKVEHLLGHKFLTKKRLLRRKPSSIFEIRDILKVNNGKGKNNIFRNFFKNLFFLNDMNKRRRNKALSSKSCEPEMFYQQLKRENFDFFEIKLRDENSRSLGHLHVGGRKPGEPENEEEGKEGGQNGKAGPNVLDDGDAKCTEGEVQRMNNLSSNYLDSKEDIAKQAGDA, from the exons ATGGATACACTGGAAAGTCAGTCGCCCCCCCTAAATTGGAAGTTCGACGTAACGGATGGAGGAAAGGAGGATGGGCTCAAAGAAGGAGGGCCATCACCACATAGCATAGTAAATATTAACGTGGAGAGGAAGCCATGTGTAGTAGGTCAGGTGGGActtaaaatggataaaacaccattggaaaaggaaaaaaatgatgacaatGCATGGaatggaaaggaagaaaaaatgctccaTTTTAAAAGTGTAAAGTCCGGAAGAGAAGGGAGACAGAGTAACTTAGCGAAGGGGGAGACAATAAAGTACAAGTTATTTCACGTTGATGACATGTTTAGGAATACCCACTTGGGTGAACCGAAAGGAGGAGAGGAGGCAAACAAGGAGGACAGAAGAACAAACTACGCTTCTAGCTCAGTTCACCATTGCGTTGTGACCGCAAATGACGAGATGATCACTCCGGTAGACATAACTCAGAGGGTGGGGCAACAACATCCCCTGGTGAGGAAATCCAATCATAGTGACCACATAATGAACGTAATCAGAGGGTCGAAAAATCAGCGACGAAATGATAGCATGCGAAGTGGTCATGTTAGGAGCAGCAAAAATGAGTTCTGCATTAATGGTACCAATTATGGTATTATAAGTATTCCTAATTGGGAGTCcaggaaaaatattcaagTCAGCACCACCAAGCAAATGAACTTCACCCATTTTGTCGGACAAGATGTGACGAGCAAACCCTTTTGTGATGACCAAATAgagagtgaagaaaaagtttgTCAGGGAAGGAATTACTACCCCCCTTTGAAGGAAACCCTATTGGATCGAATTAACAAATCTATTTTCGCGACGAAtaggaaaaacgaaatggatTACTCCTACATGCAGTCAGaattggaaaaggaaaaaatacatgaaCATCATCGCAGAGAGATAAAGAAGCAAAGTGTGAAGGATGTCTTCCCATTAAAGAGTGGCAGAACCATCTTTCCTTTATTTACTCCAATACAAAGAAGCGACAAAATGACGAACAAAAAAGTGTTTCACATAAGAAATAGAAGTGTGTACAAAGTGGAAGGTCCATCAGAAATGAGACCCACGGTGGATACAAATCGGGAAAATGATATTCACGTGAACGAATTT ATGAGTGAAAAATCAGATGTGGGAAGTTCAAACGGGTTCTACTATGACAGAATTAAAGAGAGAAACAACCCCCATGTAAATAAttgtaacaaaaatgaagacaggAGGAGACCTCCCTTGGACAGCCTTCTTAAGAATTGCTacaaagaaagaagaaacaacaCAAATGGTGAGGAGTATACTAACAagaattttatcattaaCAGGAATAGGAACAATTTGAAGAGTCAAAATAAAGCCTTTGGAATTAGTGAGGAGGGGACTTCTTCTGCCCTGTTGGCCAACGGTGAGGGGAACTACATTCAAGAGCACAGTAGGGGGGATGTCTTAAAGTGGTGCGGCGCTGGTAGAAGTTGTGTCTCAGGTAGAGCTGACCAATTAACCACGATAAACGGATCGGAAATTAACGTGAAAGGAGGGGAGATGGAACGAACGTACTTGGAAAGGGCGCATTCAGAATATCATATAACGATGTCTGAGGATAGCGAAAATGTAAAGGAACTGACCAAGCAAAAAACAGAGGCAAATTTATGTGGCAATAACCGCATTGGAGAGCAGGCAgagaaatttaatttttttcatagcGAGAATGATTTATTTAACGGGCAGAAGTTAAggctttatttttccaaagggaaaaacgctCTGCATAGTgggatttttaaaataaggGGCGAAACTGGGATattctcaatttttaaaaatttcccctttttcggGGAAGGGGCGAAAATGGGTGATGCGGAGGGGACCGATCAGGAATCGATTTCGTATGAATGTAAATATGACGCCGAGTTGGTTTGTCGcccgggggggaggaaacTGCGGGATGTTGTGGAAACGGGTGCGGAAGGTGCGGAAGTTGCGGAAGGTGCGGAGGTTGCGAAAGTTGCGAAAGTTGCGGCGGGTGCAGCGGGTGCGGTCGATGGGGGATGTACTGGAAAGGAAGACAAGAATGATGAGACTGGGGCGACTGCAGTGAATTCGCAGAATGGAGCTCGTGAGGTACATAAGATCATTTGTGGCACGAGCGAAGCGGAGGAGCCCTTGTGTGCAGGATCGGACGACGAAGCAAGGGGCGCGATTGGCCAAATAGGTAGCAGCGGTAGAAGCTGTAGTAACGGTAGTAACGGCAGAAACGGGAGAAGCGGTGGAAACGGAAGAAGCGGCGGAAACGCATGTAACGAGTTCGCCGGCGGAGAGACATCCCCGAGGGAAGGTGCACAAATGAGTGCACTGAGTAACCAAAAGGATGAAGTAAAGgatgcaaagggggggactCTTACCGAGGCAGACAAGTGCGTACTTCGAAGGGGTGACGAAGAAGGGGTCGAAATTGGCACTGACGTTGCGAGGGAAGACATTACAAACAAAGTGTGCGAAATGAGTGGGGTCGAAGAACAGGAAAACTTGGAGGAACAGAAAGGTGCTTTGTTTGGCAGGGAACAGATTGACTCCTTTTTCTGCCCCAAAGATGGAGAGCTAAAAATGGCGAACAGTGCCAACTTGGGATGCAGCGAAGATCGTGATTtgaagaggcaaaaaagtgATCCCACAAGAAGCTCAAATGAGATGCTAGAGAATTTCGAGAGGATTGCCGAAAGGATCAACTTCATTTTAGATGATACCGTTAagttttttaagaaaaatttgtatgtGCATAATGGGTATGGCTCTGTGAAGATGTACAAAGAGGAGAGGGGGTGGTTAGGCGAGAACACAGTGGCTAAGTGGTCTCGCgtgtacaaaattaataaggTGGTTTGTAAGGGGGCGCACGGGGTGGTGTTTTCCGCGTGGATGGGGGAGGAAGGGGATGATAGGGGTAAGGAACTTGAAGAGGAGGCGGAAAAAGACGCAGGCTTGGCGAAGGAAAACGAAGCAGGCGAGGGAACCACAGAAGTGGAAGGGGCAGCGGGGGATAGCATCGATCAAAGGAACGAAGAGGGCAGAGGTCAAGGCAACGATGGGGGCAGAGGTCAAGGCAACGATGGGGGCAGAGGTCAAGGCAACGATGAGGACAGAGGTCAAGACAACGATGAGGGCAGCGTTGAAGGCAACGATAAAGACAGCGATGAAGGCAACTATGACGAAGAGAACTTGGTGACCCTGAAAATCATTAACTTGCGCtatttaagtaaaaaaaatagtctGAGGAGAATCATGAAGGAGGTACATTTCTTGCAATTTTGCGATCACCCCAATATTGTTAAGTACCACGAATCCTTTTTCTGGCCTCCGTGCTACCTGGTCATAGTGTGTGAGTTCCTCTCAGGGGGAACATTAtttgatttatataaaaagtgtGGAAGAATAACTGAAGATGTGTTGGTTCACATTCTAGACGATGTATTAAAGGCGTTAAAGTATTTGCATAACGAATGCCCCTTATGTTTAGTCCATAGGGACATCAAACCGACGAACATCGTTTTTTCGAAAAGCGGAATGGCAAAGATAATAGACTTCGGGTCCTGTGAAAAGGTAGAAGATGTAAAATTGCATGAAGTTGTGGGAACTCTTTATTATATTTCTCCAGAAATTTTGAAGAGAGAAAAGTATGACTGCTCAGCAGACATTTGGTCGTTAGGAATAACTATATACGAAAGTGTCATGTGTGCATTGCcatggaaggggaaaaaagatattGAGGAGTCTATCCAACAGATTGTGGATTCCTCTCCGAAAATTAATCTGTGCTCCGGTTTTAGCAAACAGTTCTGCTTCTTCGTCGAGTCGTGTTTGCAAAATAATCCTGGAAAAAGGGCAAAGGTTGAACATCTACTGGgtcataaatttttaacgAAGAAGAGACTCCTACGGCGGAAACCGAGTTCCATTTTCGAAATTAGGGATATACTCAAAGTGAACAatgggaaggggaaaaataatatttttcgaaattttttcaaaaatctttttttccttaatgaTATGAACAAACGGAGAAGGAACAAAGCTTTGAGCTCTAAGTCCTGCGAACCGGAAATGTTTTACCAGCAATTAAAACGAGAGAACTTTGACTTCTTCGAAATTAAGTTGCGAGACGAGAACAGTAGGTCTTTGGGCCACTTGCACGTGGGTGGAAGGAAGCCGGGGGAACCTGAAAACGAAGAGGAGGGCAAGGAAGGCggccaaaatggaaaagcagGGCCAAATGTGCTCGACGACGGTGATGCAAAATGCACAGAGGGGGAAGTCCAACGGATGAACAACCTTTCCTCAAACTATCTCGATTCAAAGGAGGACATAGCGAAGCAGGCGGGTGATGCCTAG
- a CDS encoding hypothetical protein (putative), with amino-acid sequence VRDNPFIKNRSSTRITNAPGGNSTVSFGNYVEPENKNASKKNANSASKNNESSEAAGNPEMSKMPSKSDKKTNVKSYSDEGLPKSSANYKSMHPLS; translated from the exons GTAAGAGACAACCCATTCATCAAAAATCGATCCAGCACGAGAATTACGAACGCCCCAGGAGGGAACTCCACCGTATCATTTGGAAACT ACGTAGAACCTGAGAACAAAAATGCCAGCAAGAAAAATGCGAATTCAGCCTCAAAGAACAATGAGAGCTCGGAGGCAGCGGGTAACCCTGAAATGAGCAAGATGCCATCTAAGTCGGACAAAAAGACGAACGTGAAA TCATATTCGGATGAGGGCCTTCCCAAGTCATCTGCGAATTATAAATCCATGCACCCCCTATCCTAA
- a CDS encoding hypothetical protein (putative), with protein sequence MNLYLNVLHEIEAILQRCNGDVYQKVRKIIEYIRRNYREDQEEVVAPKKGNAAKKKRANSRRRDEKDTSAAKQPEKLATKQTAKLTTKLTAKQTAKLTTKQTTKQTAKLTTKQGENANSIKNYFKVGSPNGSAKDFIIHSNKSITHIMCPQLKDNDFKGLNQLAKEILTYKVNSLHIFIVESFDSLNDQFRKIIMNKMKKSKNLIFIHSTVCLNDIYLANCLYVRIPKPDKHLFISHFLHLSQDKYKMDIHNKDRKEYLENIISSCNYDISLILTMLYFIKLNNFPELKKIIKLILNTNIKKLVCIIHKCVISKNSLFLIRNILYSILYTYNFDMHNFFTIFCKQLISFHKDDDNYKKEIFSLFSEYSYYTSLHDNHICSLESLASKVILVEQKYITTLNPGSPISEDKDELSTSFQSEPA encoded by the exons ATGAATCTTTACCTAAATGTGCTGCACGAAATAGAGGCGATCCTTCAAAGGTGCAACGGAGACGTGTATCAAAAGGTTCGAAAAATAATCGAGTACATTCGGAGGAACTACAGGGAAGACCAGGAGGAGGTGGTCGCGCCGAAGAAGGGCAATGCtgcaaagaagaagagaGCCAATTCGAGGAGGCGAGATGAAAAAGACACGAGCGCGGCGAAGCAGCCGGAGAAACTGGCAACGAAGCAGACGGCGAAGCTTACGACAAAGCTGACAGCGAAGCAGACGGCAAAGCTTACGACGAAGCAGACGACGAAGCAAACGGCAAAACTTACGACCAAGCAGGGCGAAAACGCGAACAGCATAAAGAACTACTTCAAAGTC GGAAGCCCAAATGGAAGTGCCAAAGATTTCATAATCCATAGTAACAAAAGCATTACACATATTATGTGTCCTCAACTGAAGGACAACGATTTCAAGGGATTGAACCAACTTGCAAAGGAAATACTAACGTACAAGGTGAACTCTCTTCACATATTTATTGTTGAGTCCTTTGATTCCTTGAATGATCAATTtaggaaaataattatgaacaaaatgaaaaaaagtaaaaatctCATTTTCATCCACAGCACTGTTTGTTTGAATGATATTTATTTGGCCAATTGTCTATATGTCCGAATCCCCAAACCAGACAaacatttattcatttctcattttttacatttatctcaagataaatacaaaatggataTTCATAATAAGGATAGAAAGGAGTACCTGGAAAATATCATAAGCAGTTGCAACTATGATATTTCCCTCATCCTCACTATGCTGTACTTTATCAAGCTTAATAACTTCCcagagttgaaaaaaattatcaaactTATTCTAAacacaaatataaaaaagctaGTTTgtattatacataaatgtgtcatttcaaaaaattccttATTCTTaattagaaatattttatattccattttgtataCTTACAATTTTGacatgcataatttttttactattttttgcaaacaatTGATTTCTTTTCATAAAGACGATGATAATTATAAGAAggagattttttctttgttttcaGAATATAGTTATTACACTTCTTTACATGACAATCATATTTGTTCCTTGGAGAGTCTTGCCTCCAAAGTGATCCTTGTTGAGCAGAAGTACATCACCACGTTGAATCCCGGTTCCCCCATTTCCGAGGACAAGGACGAACTCAGTACCAGCTTTCAGTCCGAGCCCGCGTGA
- a CDS encoding MAK16-related protein (putative), with amino-acid sequence MNDDTITWEILGKGKCSFKKKTQTQMFCMNEYNVTGLCTKVNCPLSNSVYGTVILDKGEIYLYLKYPERAHLPSSLWTRIQLSQNKKEAFNTIYKEMKYTHNIKQIKKCMKRYIRMKEILKRSRKLILQKQVKLVPIKKKTERRDRTRENKALKAANILNNVEKELLNRLNSGVYGNLYKFLTPKKKVKNKDSELAKLFDEVEDAQGVKMRKKQQGEKQQGEKQEEEEEEEEEEEEEEEGEEGEEEDEDDDEEEDDDEEEDDDEDDDEEEDDDEEEDEDEEVDDDEEVDDDEEVDDDEEDEHLEDEPRGRKAKRKQKCAKEYVNGEHIRTLQEEGKLFDEDEVEEFDGSFSKKRSTKAGGKKGKKKIRIAYEND; translated from the exons ATGAATGACGACACCATCACGTGGGAAATCCTGGGCAAGGGAAAATGctcattcaaaaaaaaaacgcagacGCAGATGTTCTGCATGAATGAATATAACGTTACGGGTCTATGCACTAAGGTGAACTGCCCTCTAAGTAACAGTGTCTACGGAACAGTCATTTTAGATAAGggagaaatttatttatacttaAAGTACCCTGAGAGGGCCCACCTTCCAAGCTCCCTGTGGACCAGAATCCAGCTAAgtcaaaacaaaaaggaagcattCAATACTATCTATAAAGAAATGAAGTACACCCACAATataaagcaaataaaaaaatgcatgaaGAGATATATACGGATGAAAGAGATTTTAAAGCGGAGtagaaaattaattttgcaaaaacaaGTAAAGTTGGTTCccattaaaaagaaaacagaAAGAAGGGATAGGACCCGGGAGAATAAGGCTCTCAAAGCAGccaacattttaaataatgtcGAAAAGGAATTGCTTAACCGGCTGAATAGTGGGGTGTATGGAAATTTGTATAAATTCTTGACCCCAAAAAAGAAGGTTAAAAATAAGGACTCCGAGTTGGCGAAGCTGTTCGACGAGGTGGAGGACGCGCAGGGCGTgaagatgaggaagaagcagcagggggagaagcagcaaggggagaagcaggaggaggaggaggaggaggaggaggaggaggaagaagaagaggaaggagaggaaggagaggaagaagatgaggatgatgatgaggaggaggatgatgatgaggaggaggatgacgacgaggatgacgatgaggaggaggatgacgatgaggaggaggatgaggatgAGGAGGTGGATGACGACGAGGAGGTGGATGACGACGAGGAGGTGGATGACGACGAGGAGGATGAACATTTGGAGGACGAGCCCCGAGGGAGGAAGGCAAAACGGAAGCAAAAATGCGCGAAGGAGTACGTGAACGGCGAGCACATCAGGACTCTGCAGGAGGAAGGGAAGCTGTTTGATGAAGACGAAGTGGAGGAGTTCGACGGAAGCTTCTCTAAGAAGAGGAGCACCAAGGCAGGCGGCAAGAAGG GCAAGAAGAAGATTCGAATAGCGTACGAAAATGATTAG
- a CDS encoding ERCC1 nucleotide excision repair protein (putative), with amino-acid sequence MNGNHGEPGTERENRSSADEAPRADAFFDPSAEQYLVISPRQKLNPILKKINRVRYKFSNIIPDFLIGKNNACLFISMKYHRLRSNYLKARIETLSNKYNNRILLCLVDIENIENSLGEINQLAFCFNMTLILCWSTEECARVIEDFKIYEKKISYIKNNKLTSTHAEKIHELLKKIRCINSSDCATITNKFKSFKNIVMAKKDDLINCS; translated from the coding sequence ATGAACGGCAACCATGGCGAGCCGGGCACAGAAAGGGAGAATCGCTCCAGCGCCGACGAAGCGCCGAGGGCAGACGCCTTCTTCGACCCCAGCGCAGAGCAGTACCTAGTTATTTCCCCCCGACAAAAACTAAACCcaatcttaaaaaaaataaacagagTCCGATACAAATTTAGTAACATCATCCCGGATTTTTTAATCGGGAAGAATAACGCCTGCCTCTTCATATCGATGAAGTATCACAGACTGAGATCCAATTATTTAAAAGCGAGAATCGAAACGCTGTCCAATAAGTACAATAACCGAATATTGCTATGCCTCGTGGATATcgaaaatatagaaaattcTCTGGGGGAAATAAACCAGCTGGCCTTTTGTTTTAACATGACGTTAATATTATGTTGGAGTACCGAAGAATGTGCACGGGTGATTGAAGACTTTAAAAtttacgagaaaaaaatttcctacATAAAGAACAACAAACTGACGTCGACGCATGCTGAGAAGATACACGAACTCTTGAAAAAAATCAGGTGCATCAACTCCTCCGACTGTGCAACCATCACGAACAAGTtcaaaagttttaaaaatattgtgaTGGCTAAGAAGGACGACCTCATCAATTGCTCTG